From the genome of Nicotiana sylvestris chromosome 2, ASM39365v2, whole genome shotgun sequence, one region includes:
- the LOC138885646 gene encoding uncharacterized protein, protein MAYQNPPGTRFKPNHATKNERLQKKKTFTPLGESYTSLFHKLRQLGMLNLIEPKLPNPPPRNLDHSVSCEYCSGAPGHDTERCWHLKTSIQELIDTNRIKVQALEAPNINQNLLPAHYKTHMIELIHKGGEPKKPSQMVMMIRSSKVKPSEKSTSGKSVIQLKGTENKPSVVVEKGSSSIVEVKPEKAKVVVPGVASKPVVVVKGDRTEPVIIKPVTQLPVINNKVVPWNYEQVIVKYKGKEVREEVCEAHDEHRRALMKILNEAHVPDKISVNHLEKITNKIFEVNRVTFSDDELPVEGTKHNSALYLTVKCENSMVTRVLVDNGSSANICPLSTLNKLKVDDDRIHRNSICVRGFDGGGKDSVGDIILELTIGPVEFTMEFQVLYVVVSYNLLLGRPWTHAAKVFDTVSVEKVPEGKNILVPTVAAASVMVAFEILKNGFVPGKGLGASLQCIIQPVSLPKNLYTFGLGFKPTAVDVRRTRKIKKRAWALPKPVPRLPRSFVKPNARKRPIETVPGSLIDVDGDLDKGFKRFSVMLTWWKLERVLARWMCNLLGPVQRLTIGKLLLSPQGRSFGNLLGCVE, encoded by the exons ATGGCCTAccaaaatccccctggaacaCGTTTCAAGCCCAATCATGccaccaagaatgagaggttgcagaagaagaagactttcactccattgggagaatcttatACCAGTCTATTCCACAAGTTGagacagttgggcatgttgaatctgattgagccaaaactgccaaatcctcccccgaggaatcttgatcactcggtaagttgcgaatattgttcaggtgctccggggcatgacacagagaGATGCTGGCATTTGAAGACATCTATTCAAGAGCTCATCGATACAAATCGGATCAAGGTTCAAGCCCTAGAGGCGCCTAATATCAATCAGAATCTGTTGCCGGCCCATTATAAGACCCATATGAtcgagttgatacacaaaggaggggagcctaagaaaccctcgcagatggtaatgatgattcgttctAGCAAAGTCAAGCCAAGTGAAAAGTCAACCAGTGGAAAATCAGTGATCCAGTTGAAAGGGACAGAAAAtaaaccatctgtggtagtcgagAAGGGGTCGTCAAGTATTGTCgaagtgaaaccagagaaagctaaagtggtggtaccaggggtAGCGAGTAAACCTGTTGTAGTCGTGAAGGGTGATCgtacagagcctgttattataaaaccggtaactcagctgccagtaatcaacaacaaggttgttccttggaattatgaacaagTGATAGTGAAGTATAAAGGGAAAGAAGTTagagaagaagtttgtgaagctcATG atgagcaccgtcgagcgctgatgaaaatcttgaatgaggcccatgttcccgacaagatctcggtaaaccactTGGAGAAGATAacaaacaaaatatttgaggtgaatagAGTTACTTTCTCCGATGATGAGTTACCCGTAGAGGGTACCAAGCATAATAGTGCCCTGTATTTGACGGTGAAGTGCGAAAATTCTATGGTCACTCGAGTTCTGGTCGACAATgggtctagtgcgaacatttgtcctctctccacattgaacaagctgaaagtggatGATGATAGAATTCACAggaatagcatttgtgttcggggGTTCGACGGCGGGGGCAAAGATTCAGTGGGTGATATAATATTAGAGTTGACGATAGGGCCCgttgagttcactatggaatttcaagtgttgtaTGTGGTGGTCTCTTATAATCTTTTGCTGGGGAGACCTTGGACTCATGCCGCTAAG GTCTTTGACACAGTATCAGTTGAGAAGGTCCCAGAGGGGAAAAACATTCTGGTTCCTACAGTGGcggccgcatcagtcatggtggcttttgagatattgaagaatggttttgtacctggCAAAGGTTTGGGTGCTTCTCTGCAATGCATCATACAGCCAGTGTCTCTGCCCAAAAACTTATATACCTTTGGTCTGGGGTTTAAGCCTACGGCTGTAGATGTGAGACGAACCCGGAAAATAAAGAAGagggcatgggcccttccaaagcccgTCCCGCGTCTGCCTAGGTCATTTGTCAAGCCTAATGCTAGAAAGCGCCCAATAGAAACGGTTCCCGGTTCATTGATTGATGTTGATGGAGATTTGGATAAGGGGTTCAAGAGGTTTTCAGTGATGTTAACATGGTGGAAACtagagagggttctagcaaggtggatgtgcaatttgttgggcccagtgcaaagattaacaattgggaagctactcctctccccacaaggaaggagttttggtaatTTGCTAGGTTGTGTCGAATAG